The following proteins are co-located in the Oreochromis niloticus isolate F11D_XX unplaced genomic scaffold, O_niloticus_UMD_NMBU tig00000317_pilon, whole genome shotgun sequence genome:
- the LOC109198267 gene encoding serine/threonine-protein phosphatase 6 regulatory ankyrin repeat subunit A-like, with protein MHRTPLMMVALNGQTNAVEVMVSGAKADLALQDADRNTALHLACSKGHETSALLILEKISDRNLINCTNAALQTPLHVAARKGLTVVVQELLVKGASVLAVDENGYTPALACAPIGM; from the exons ATGCACAGAACACCACTGATGATGGTAGCTCTAAATGGACAGACCAATGCTGTGG AGGTGATGGTGAGCGGTGCTAAGGCAGACTTGGCACTGCAAGATGCAGACAGGAACACAGCATTGCATTTGGCTTGCAGCAAG GGTCACGAGACAAGTGCCTTGTTGATTCTGGAGAAAATCAGCGACAGGAATCTCATTAACTGCACCAACGCTGCTCTGCAGAC GCCCTTGCATGTAGCAGCCAGGAAGGGATTGACAGTGGTGGTccaggagctgctggtgaaaggAGCCAGTGTGTTAGCTGTGGATGAGAATG GTTACACTCCAGCTTTGGCTTGTGCTCCAATCGGGATGTAG